A window from Mya arenaria isolate MELC-2E11 chromosome 9, ASM2691426v1 encodes these proteins:
- the LOC128245641 gene encoding EF-hand domain-containing protein D2-like, protein MATDELAKKLERRCNLNEGAEDGSLSPQSTVFNPYTEFKEFSRKQIQDFQKTFNKYDTGKDKFIDFEELKHMMEKLGVPQTHLSLKAMIRQVDEDNDGKISFREFLLIFRKAAAGELAEDSGLAELYHNVSEIDVDEVGVKGAKNFFTAKIEQQSASTKFEAEIREEQEERKKEAEEKKVRRAEFKNKATYFKEQADAQKS, encoded by the exons ATGGCTACCGATGAGCTTGCAAAAAAACTGGAGAGACGCTGCAACTTAAATGAAGGGGCGGAAGATGGTTCACTTTCTCCACAAAGCACAGTGTTCAACCCATACACTGAGTTTAAGGAGTTCAGCAGAAAACAAATTCAGGACTTTCAGAAGACATTTAACAA ATATGACACAGGGAAGGATAAGTTTATTGACTTTGAAGAGCTAAAACACATGATGGAAAAGCTCGGAGTCCCGCAGACTCACCTGTCACTCAAGGCCATGATTAGACAGGTCGATGAGGATAACGATGGCAAAATCAGCTTCAGAGAG TTCCTACTGATCTTCCGAAAGGCAGCTGCCGGCGAGCTTGCAGAAGACAGCGGGTTGGCAGAGTTGTATCATAATGTTTCAGAAATTGATGTTGATGAGGTCGGAGTGAAAGGAGCGAAAAACTTCTTCACGGCTAAG ATTGAGCAGCAATCTGCATCAACCAAGTTTGAGGCTGAGATTAGGGAAGAACAGGAGGAGCGTAAAAAAGAAGCAGAGGAGAAGAAAGTGCGGAGAGCTGAATTTAAAAACAAGGCAACCTACTTCAAAGAACAGGCCGATGCCCAGAAATCATAG